In candidate division WOR-3 bacterium, a genomic segment contains:
- the pgsB gene encoding poly-gamma-glutamate synthase PgsB, translating to MIFLFLITAIFIAWGIYSYQRHLQNVKKIPIRIEVNGTRGKSSVTRLIAGGIRASGRRVIAKTTGTKPRFIISDTEEVPIKRLGKPNIAEEQKIFREAVKYQPDVIVIECMALVPYYQWLHTHRLLKPTHSVITNARADHLDVMGPTVRDVARALSNTIARKAKFFTAEQVHLDIFKERALALGTEVIVADPSIVTDEDMKGFSYVEHKENVALALAVCQSLGIDKQTALSGMYRQTPDPGVMRIYTITDQGKTFKVVNTLAANDPDSICLLWEKVKNFSEERIVLVNCRDDRVDRSLQLAELTAQKFDANWFVATGSFTLAYIKKAISLGLAKEKLVDMGNKSPAEIYDKVLSLIKEEALVFATGNTVGFGETLIQYFARKGGEIEYQKG from the coding sequence ATGATTTTTTTGTTTTTAATCACGGCTATCTTTATCGCCTGGGGTATCTACTCCTACCAAAGACATCTCCAAAATGTCAAAAAAATTCCCATCCGAATTGAAGTCAACGGCACCCGCGGCAAATCGTCGGTCACCCGGTTGATTGCCGGAGGAATTCGGGCCAGTGGCCGAAGGGTCATTGCCAAAACTACAGGCACCAAACCCCGGTTTATTATCTCGGATACAGAAGAGGTACCGATTAAAAGATTGGGCAAACCAAATATTGCTGAAGAACAAAAAATTTTTCGCGAGGCCGTAAAATACCAACCAGATGTGATTGTCATTGAATGTATGGCCCTTGTCCCCTATTATCAATGGCTTCACACCCACCGACTCTTAAAACCAACCCATAGTGTAATTACCAATGCCCGGGCTGACCATCTGGATGTTATGGGACCAACGGTGCGGGATGTGGCTCGCGCCCTTTCCAATACTATTGCCCGGAAGGCAAAATTTTTTACCGCCGAGCAGGTTCATTTAGATATTTTTAAGGAACGCGCCTTAGCCTTAGGCACTGAGGTTATCGTGGCCGACCCCTCGATTGTCACCGATGAGGATATGAAAGGTTTTAGTTATGTGGAACATAAAGAAAATGTGGCCTTGGCCTTGGCGGTATGTCAAAGTTTAGGCATTGATAAACAGACGGCACTTTCGGGGATGTATCGTCAAACTCCGGATCCGGGGGTCATGCGGATTTATACAATAACTGACCAAGGGAAAACATTTAAGGTGGTAAATACCTTAGCCGCCAATGACCCGGACTCAATCTGTCTGCTTTGGGAAAAGGTTAAAAATTTCTCCGAGGAACGAATTGTCCTAGTGAACTGCCGCGATGACCGCGTCGACCGCTCATTACAATTAGCGGAACTCACAGCGCAAAAGTTCGATGCCAATTGGTTTGTGGCCACTGGCTCATTTACCCTCGCTTATATTAAGAAAGCTATTAGTCTGGGATTAGCCAAAGAAAAATTAGTTGATATGGGTAATAAGAGCCCAGCCGAAATTTATGATAAAGTTCTATCATTAATAAAAGAAGAAGCTTTAGTTTTTGCTACGGGTAATACCGTAGGATTTGGCGAGACCTTAATTCAGTATTTTGCCCGTAAAGGCGGCGAAATTGAGTATCAAAAGGGGTAA
- the pgsC gene encoding poly-gamma-glutamate biosynthesis protein PgsC, with protein MIIETIGLGMLMSLFLTETIGLAAGGIVVPGYIALFLLEPVRIFATVAIALVTFLLSKLLSNFMLLFGRRLLVITILLGYLIGFLFRVFPPIYFHELKLDLTTIGYVIPGLIAYWMFRQGIIETLTTMTVAAILTRLLIIIISNGSIAII; from the coding sequence ATGATCATCGAAACAATTGGCTTGGGAATGTTAATGAGTCTATTTTTGACCGAAACAATCGGCCTGGCTGCCGGCGGCATTGTGGTGCCTGGCTATATCGCCTTGTTTCTTTTAGAGCCGGTAAGAATCTTCGCCACGGTAGCTATTGCTTTAGTCACCTTTTTACTCAGTAAACTCTTGAGTAATTTCATGCTGCTTTTTGGCCGACGGCTTTTAGTGATTACGATTCTTTTAGGATATCTAATCGGATTTCTGTTTCGGGTCTTTCCGCCGATTTATTTTCACGAGTTAAAACTCGATCTTACAACCATTGGTTATGTAATACCCGGGCTTATTGCTTATTGGATGTTCCGACAAGGAATTATTGAAACCCTAACTACCATGACCGTGGCTGCAATTTTGACCCGACTTTTAATTATTATAATCTCTAATGGCTCGATAGCCATTATCTAA
- a CDS encoding T9SS type A sorting domain-containing protein yields MKALKIATLLLIAIKLSLAQFQCPWYSFNAGSNNLETNNFRAQGTVAQSAIGKLTSQSYLSSIGFWYPSLISALTDDKHQNNSTTQLLPTKLYPAYPNPMTNQTTIKYSLAFPQQVTLEIYDVSGRLISTLVNAYQAQGIYTINWHKTTSQRQKLSSGLYFYTLRTENYRETKKLIITN; encoded by the coding sequence ATGAAAGCTCTAAAAATTGCTACATTATTATTAATCGCAATAAAGCTCAGTCTAGCTCAGTTCCAATGCCCCTGGTATAGCTTTAATGCCGGTAGTAATAATCTCGAAACAAATAATTTTCGCGCTCAAGGAACTGTGGCGCAAAGTGCCATTGGTAAATTAACCTCGCAATCATATCTAAGTTCTATTGGATTCTGGTATCCTTCTCTAATCTCAGCCCTTACCGACGATAAGCACCAAAATAATTCAACAACTCAACTGCTTCCGACCAAGCTATACCCTGCCTATCCTAATCCGATGACTAACCAGACTACAATTAAGTATTCACTCGCCTTTCCTCAACAAGTAACTTTAGAAATTTATGATGTCTCGGGCCGATTAATCTCTACGCTGGTTAATGCCTATCAAGCTCAGGGTATTTATACAATCAATTGGCATAAAACCACAAGTCAGCGTCAGAAGCTCAGCTCAGGTCTCTATTTTTATACCTTAAGGACTGAAAATTACCGTGAAACTAAAAAACTCATAATCACGAACTAA
- the pgsW gene encoding poly-gamma-glutamate system protein: MQKRIGKVDNRILIVFAFLSIIFFILEVKSIHNVKTRNYENKLKASQICAEAFKVIKAERLKRGLVIDIINDPNETGLVGVQYSLITQERSDLSSILTSTNPNFAAVFVELLSSLKLNDTVAVALDGSYPALNIAFYSACRVLGIKPIIITSVSSAMWGANLAEFTWLDMERILYENNIFPFKSLAATLGGEDDNGRGFSPEARVLLEKAIQRNNVSFLHTDNFITNLDERLKIYQQARSIKYFINIGKSVSSIGPSYHYLPTGIIRRKPSKFTDDVLITRMLDRKIPVINVLDINRLAAKYDLPHAPVPLPPIGKGKLFIEKRFSVTLATVFTIVIIIILFLVIKYDLEFYLFKKKINS; the protein is encoded by the coding sequence ATGCAAAAACGGATTGGTAAGGTTGACAATCGAATTCTAATTGTTTTCGCCTTTCTTAGCATAATCTTCTTTATCTTAGAGGTTAAAAGTATTCATAATGTTAAAACCCGCAATTACGAAAACAAACTTAAAGCATCCCAAATCTGCGCTGAAGCCTTTAAAGTTATTAAAGCCGAACGCCTAAAACGGGGTCTAGTAATCGACATTATCAACGACCCCAACGAAACCGGCTTAGTTGGTGTGCAGTATTCGCTGATTACCCAGGAGCGCAGTGATCTGTCATCGATTCTGACCAGCACTAATCCTAATTTTGCTGCGGTATTTGTGGAACTTTTAAGCTCACTCAAGCTTAATGATACCGTGGCCGTTGCATTAGATGGTTCCTATCCAGCATTAAACATTGCTTTTTATTCGGCATGTCGGGTCCTGGGGATTAAACCAATAATTATTACCAGTGTAAGTTCTGCAATGTGGGGAGCCAATTTAGCCGAGTTTACTTGGTTAGACATGGAGCGGATATTATATGAAAATAATATTTTCCCCTTTAAATCCCTAGCTGCAACCTTAGGCGGTGAAGATGATAACGGCCGAGGATTTAGTCCTGAAGCCCGAGTGCTCCTCGAAAAAGCGATCCAGCGGAATAATGTTAGCTTCTTACACACCGATAATTTTATTACTAACCTAGATGAACGCCTAAAAATTTATCAACAGGCTCGGTCAATTAAATATTTTATAAATATTGGTAAGTCGGTTAGCAGTATCGGTCCATCTTACCATTATTTACCTACTGGAATTATCCGGCGTAAGCCGAGTAAGTTTACTGATGACGTGTTAATCACCCGCATGCTGGATCGAAAAATCCCAGTAATTAATGTGTTAGATATCAACCGCCTGGCGGCAAAATATGACTTGCCCCACGCACCAGTTCCTTTGCCACCAATTGGCAAAGGCAAGCTTTTTATCGAAAAGAGATTTTCCGTAACTTTGGCTACGGTGTTTACAATTGTGATCATAATAATTTTATTCTTAGTCATCAAGTATGACTTAGAATTTTATCTCTTTAAGAAAAAGATAAACTCATAA
- a CDS encoding C25 family cysteine peptidase has product MKKLLLVIFVTIIKLGALPYTLANIPLGYFIETHCEKKAGDNLKITVYLPEEYSCNEEFLSRIISEINESQGNMIYYSKLLAVADNAQLQVKILNVDSTVIDLKHASILSQNISNPQKQLPLVFLGKTGIFRDLKVIPVHIRQYRYTPEENILVCYRNIEFEITTNRSFDNLFSTNAISKTWATFYKNLIINYEDPPNFISSSGYIIIVADDLYNTILPLARWKAQKGFKVTIKRISEIGSGATAIKNYLIQTYNTQNPKPEYVLLVGNSNAIPAIPAGQSVGDHLYACLDGDDLYPEVFLGRLPASDATTLSIMVNKTIGYERNPIITDTLWYRQALMVATSYQQSGVPVWTALAIKRYIREILQGSGFIRVDTCFYPPTTSGVGIIDTIINRGVAFVNGRGWGNREGWTYPYFKINEVYNLNNGWKLPIVTSFYCATGNYTASTNFGTAWLSAGTPVNPKGAVAFYGPVYATTSTRFNNCQDFSIYWGIFRQGVYRCGPAMFLGKVALLQNFPLPCDSLMLVTHVITYNLLGDPSLEMYTGEVPKPLIVNYPNQLPTGSSQLTITVYDNLSAPVSGALVSLYKESEVQVSGYTNENGVVTLNFSAQTQDTLFVTVTKHNFIPHQGYILIINPTVNIDYYGHSGTMNTGENNNLSITLKNYGATITATNTYAVLRCNCNYVTITDSVRSYGSIAPGQQANSTPFQVYVSPNAPNNYRVNFELAISSDQYQGTAGFSELISSGELVYHSHLVNDNGNNILEPNESAQLIVKIYNRGRKNLNNIIGYLRSANPYAIIISDSIGYYGTINVGDTVENSQETFTVFAAPNIAIGHQFYLSLTLVGSGFQQTIEFPVVIGLVSNTAPTGPDRYGYWAYDNTDTQYPEAPIYNWIEIDPNYGGPGTRLNISHYGIRTLNLPFTFRYYGRNYNRLSVTSMGYITMDSTAIVEPYNWHIPAPLGPPAIVATFWDDFHPETLNSSGIYYYHDQMNHRFIVQWSRIHHIHGFRNPYPAEQQTFQVILCNPQYYQTVTGDGPIIFQYHTVFNDDSASVDCHNYATVGIESPDHSTGIEYTFANRYPQSAAVIEAGRAIKFTTNPPDTFTSIKELESRVTVHSNTFQARSMTLLRDVEFTYSLEKHSKVSLRIYDIQGNLIAPIINHVQQNAGVYKTVWHVNPKISSGIYFAVLTIDTQTKVNIFKKKLILSK; this is encoded by the coding sequence ATGAAAAAACTTTTGCTTGTTATCTTTGTAACTATAATTAAATTAGGTGCCTTGCCTTATACACTAGCCAATATTCCTCTTGGTTATTTTATCGAAACGCATTGCGAAAAGAAAGCTGGAGATAATTTGAAAATTACAGTATATTTACCTGAAGAATATTCGTGTAATGAAGAATTTCTATCGCGAATTATCTCTGAGATTAATGAATCCCAGGGTAATATGATATATTATTCGAAATTACTTGCCGTCGCTGACAATGCACAACTACAGGTAAAGATATTAAATGTTGACTCAACCGTTATTGATTTAAAACACGCAAGTATTCTATCTCAAAATATTTCTAATCCTCAAAAACAGCTACCCCTTGTTTTTTTAGGCAAAACTGGGATCTTTCGCGATCTAAAAGTTATCCCGGTACATATAAGACAATATCGCTATACCCCTGAAGAAAATATTCTTGTGTGTTATCGAAATATTGAATTTGAAATTACTACTAACAGATCTTTTGACAATTTATTTTCCACAAACGCAATATCTAAAACCTGGGCAACTTTCTATAAAAATTTAATCATAAATTATGAAGACCCCCCTAACTTTATTTCCTCTTCGGGATATATTATTATTGTCGCTGATGACCTTTATAACACAATTCTGCCACTAGCTCGTTGGAAAGCCCAAAAAGGGTTTAAAGTAACAATTAAACGAATATCTGAAATTGGCTCAGGGGCTACGGCAATAAAAAACTATTTAATTCAAACTTATAACACCCAAAATCCTAAACCAGAATATGTTTTGCTTGTGGGAAATTCCAACGCAATTCCGGCAATTCCGGCCGGACAAAGTGTTGGCGATCATTTGTATGCGTGTTTAGATGGCGATGACCTATATCCTGAGGTATTTCTTGGACGATTGCCAGCTTCAGATGCAACTACGCTTTCGATCATGGTAAATAAAACAATTGGGTATGAAAGAAATCCAATTATTACCGATACTTTATGGTACCGACAGGCGCTAATGGTTGCAACCAGTTATCAACAATCTGGTGTTCCAGTATGGACGGCATTGGCGATTAAGCGCTATATTAGAGAAATACTCCAGGGTTCTGGTTTCATTCGAGTCGATACCTGTTTTTACCCACCAACCACCAGTGGGGTTGGAATAATTGATACAATTATTAATCGCGGCGTTGCGTTCGTTAATGGTCGAGGATGGGGTAATCGGGAAGGTTGGACATATCCTTATTTTAAAATCAATGAAGTATATAACCTTAATAATGGCTGGAAACTACCAATTGTTACAAGTTTTTACTGTGCTACTGGAAACTATACAGCGAGCACAAATTTTGGAACCGCCTGGCTTTCGGCAGGTACGCCGGTAAATCCCAAGGGCGCTGTAGCATTTTATGGACCAGTTTATGCCACCACTTCAACTCGATTTAATAATTGTCAGGATTTTTCTATATATTGGGGTATATTTAGACAGGGAGTATACCGTTGTGGCCCAGCGATGTTTTTGGGTAAAGTAGCTTTACTTCAGAATTTTCCATTGCCCTGTGATTCATTGATGCTTGTCACTCATGTAATTACTTATAACTTACTAGGTGATCCATCCCTCGAAATGTATACCGGCGAGGTTCCCAAACCGCTTATAGTAAATTATCCCAACCAACTCCCAACCGGAAGTTCGCAACTAACAATTACGGTATATGATAATTTATCAGCCCCAGTAAGTGGCGCATTAGTCTCGTTATACAAGGAAAGCGAAGTGCAAGTATCAGGATATACTAACGAAAATGGGGTAGTAACACTAAATTTCTCGGCTCAAACTCAAGATACATTGTTTGTCACAGTTACAAAGCATAATTTTATCCCTCATCAGGGTTATATTTTAATTATAAATCCTACAGTGAATATCGACTACTATGGTCATAGCGGGACTATGAATACCGGAGAAAATAATAACCTTTCCATAACGCTTAAGAATTACGGCGCAACAATAACTGCGACGAACACCTATGCTGTGCTCCGGTGTAACTGTAATTATGTCACAATCACCGATTCAGTTAGATCATATGGCTCCATAGCTCCAGGTCAACAAGCAAATTCTACGCCCTTTCAAGTTTATGTAAGCCCGAACGCACCCAACAATTATCGTGTTAATTTTGAACTTGCTATTTCTTCTGATCAGTACCAAGGTACTGCCGGTTTTAGTGAACTGATTTCTTCAGGAGAACTAGTTTATCATAGTCATTTGGTAAATGATAATGGCAATAACATTTTAGAGCCAAATGAATCTGCCCAACTTATAGTAAAAATTTATAACCGGGGCAGAAAAAATCTGAATAACATAATAGGGTATCTGCGGAGCGCAAATCCCTACGCAATCATCATTTCCGACTCTATTGGTTACTATGGCACAATTAACGTTGGAGATACCGTGGAGAATTCTCAAGAAACATTTACTGTTTTTGCTGCTCCCAACATTGCCATCGGGCACCAATTCTATCTTTCACTTACACTTGTCGGCTCTGGATTTCAACAAACCATTGAATTTCCAGTTGTCATTGGGCTAGTTTCCAATACGGCCCCAACCGGTCCGGATCGATATGGTTATTGGGCATATGACAATACCGACACTCAATATCCTGAGGCACCGATTTATAACTGGATTGAAATTGATCCTAACTACGGAGGCCCTGGAACACGGTTAAATATCTCCCATTACGGAATTAGAACACTCAATTTACCTTTCACGTTTAGATATTACGGAAGAAACTACAATAGACTCAGTGTTACAAGCATGGGTTATATCACCATGGATTCAACCGCGATTGTAGAACCCTACAACTGGCATATTCCAGCACCATTAGGACCGCCGGCAATTGTTGCAACATTTTGGGATGATTTTCATCCAGAAACTCTTAATTCGTCAGGAATATATTATTACCACGATCAAATGAACCATCGGTTTATTGTCCAGTGGTCAAGAATCCACCACATCCATGGATTTAGAAATCCATATCCGGCTGAACAACAGACATTTCAAGTAATCCTTTGTAATCCTCAATATTATCAAACTGTTACCGGCGATGGTCCGATAATTTTCCAATATCATACCGTATTTAATGATGATTCAGCATCAGTTGATTGTCACAATTATGCCACGGTCGGCATTGAAAGTCCCGACCATTCCACAGGGATTGAATATACTTTTGCCAACCGGTATCCTCAGTCAGCTGCGGTCATTGAAGCCGGACGAGCTATAAAGTTTACAACAAATCCTCCTGATACTTTTACTAGTATTAAGGAACTAGAATCGCGGGTAACTGTTCATTCAAACACTTTCCAGGCTCGCTCTATGACTTTGTTAAGAGACGTAGAATTTACTTATTCATTAGAAAAACATAGTAAGGTCTCGCTACGAATTTATGATATACAAGGCAATTTAATAGCTCCGATTATAAATCACGTTCAACAAAATGCTGGTGTTTATAAAACAGTCTGGCACGTAAATCCCAAAATTTCATCGGGTATTTACTTTGCAGTTTTAACTATTGACACTCAAACTAAAGTAAATATTTTTAAGAAAAAACTGATTCTTAGTAAATAG